A segment of the Chlorocebus sabaeus isolate Y175 chromosome 15, mChlSab1.0.hap1, whole genome shotgun sequence genome:
GCCCTGCATGTATGCCATGCTGTCATCCTGCTGCAGCTCTGGCTGGGCCTGCAGCCTTTCCCCAAGAGCACCCAACACAGCAAGAAAGCTCACTGAAATCCACCCCTTTCCCTCCAGTCCACTCTCAGGACCTGGGGTGGGATGGACTCTGTGCCCTTCCAAATAAACCTTGCTAAGTCCACCTCTGTGCAACCTGCTTGGAGGTAGGGGCAACTGATGCCTGGTCCAGGCTGTGAGGGACATGTGTGGGACAGATAAAGAATTCACTGAAGCAGTCCTAAGAGGCACTTTATTGCATAGGATTTGGGGACTGTGGCTCTCTCCCCTTCCACTGTGCTGCAGGGAGCTCAGAGGATGGAGGGGAGGgtgagtggggtgggaggagcggGAGAGAGCACAGGCAGGCACTTCTTGTGGGGGCAAGAGGGCTCTAGGGAGGGAGTAAGAAGCAGTGGGGGACAGGCTGGCACCAGCCTACACCTTCCCAGCACCAAGAGGCCAGTCCTGGGCGGCAGTGTCTTTAGTGTGTTGGGTGGGGCGCCAACCCAAGCAGCAGCGGGCAGCCTTCACACGTTTGCTGGGCTGTAGCACAGCAGGTGTAGCTGCAGGTTCTGGTCCCAGTGGCGCAGTAGCAGGAAGAGCCCCCGGGCTGCGGCCTTGAGGGCGGCCAGGTCAAGGCCGTCAGGCAAGTGCTGGGCCCGCAGCCAGCAATCAGCCTTGGCTGCTGTCAGTTCCCACTCGCCAAAGGCAGCAGCGCATCGGTGCTCTAGCCAGGCCAGCGCCACGGCAGTGGCCCAGGTCCGGCCCCGCAGGTCGGTGCCGCCCAGCCCTTCCGCCCCCTCCGAGGCCTCGGTATCTGAACCCCGCCCACTGTCCACCTGGCCTGGACCCTCGGAGCCCGAGCTGGGGGACGGGCTGCAGGAGGCTGTGGCACTGTCACCCTGACCAACACCAGGGCCTAGAAGTGCCCAGGGCAATGAGGCCgaggtggggctgaggctggCACGGTGCACGGCAAAGGGCGAGGCGCGGCAGAGGCGCTCCTGCGAGATGCGCACAGCGGCACAGAAGGGCGCGTCCAGGCGGAAGGAGCCTGGTGCCTCCTGCAGCCGCACCTGAGGAGAGAGGAGGTGGGGGGAGAAGCGAGCTTAGACAGCGCCTGGCCCCGGCGGcgccaccctccacctcccgagtcCTCACCAGGGGCAGGTAGTCATGGTCGATGCCTTCACTGTTGTTGGCCTGGCCCAGGTCAGGTCTACAGGGTTTGTGACGGTGGCCCAGGCTAAGCCGAGAGGGAGGACGGGGAGGTGGGCGGCGAGGACCTTCCATGGGAGTGGCAGCGTCCCCCAAAGCACACTTGGAGTTGCCATTTTGGTCCGAGTCCCAGGCGCCTGCTGGAGAGCCTCCCTGAAGTCCTGCAGTGGGGATCATCAGTGCCAGCGGGTGGTCTCTAAGTCCAAGTGCCCCTACCCTTTCCCTACCTTTAGAGTAGACAACAGTAGGCAGAGGAGCTGCATCTAGACAGCTGTGAGCGGCAGGTGGGGTTCCTGGGGGCTCAGCTGGCTCTGCAGGGACACAGGGGACAGGAGTCAGGTTTGTCCAGGAGAGTGGCCAGTGAGGTGACAGCTGCACCTGAGAGGTCACCAGAAGAGGCCCCTACCTGAGCTGCACACTTGCAGGACCCCAGGCAGGACCTCCCTAGTGGTAGCATCCACAGCTACAGGGCAAGTGAAGCAGGAAGGGGCAGAGCTGACCTTACTTGTCTGAAGGGCTCGAAGCCAGCATCTCCGGGCATGGCCTGTGGAACCAAGGAGTGGTCTGTGGAACCCTCACCACCCACCCTCTACAGAGGGCTCATAGAAAAAATTGCAGTGTTCTCCCCAGCTTCTCCCTCTATCGACTTTAACAGAGTAGATTGCCTTGCTAGGCCCAGAACCAGCTCAGACTCCCCGACTTTGACAAGAAGTGGTCAGGCTGAACCTTCAACCTCTAGCAGAACAAGGGCCCCCGGCTGCCCAGAATTCAGCACTCTGGACACCACCCAGAGGAAGCACCTTTTCTTCCACCTATTTCTGCACTAACAGAACTTGGAAATATTCTCTCTTCGTGATCCAGTGTGGTAGCCATAGTCACATAAGACTATTGAGTACTTCAGCtgtggctagtgcaactgagGAAATGAACTCTAAGTATTTTCCTAAATGACAAAGATTTGTTTTAATGTGTGGGTGCTCTGAATCATTACAGGATCACATTGCCCTCTGAGCTGGCTGCTAGGAAGCTTGTCAGTCCTGGATCCGATCCTTGCAAGAGTGTATCACCTCACAGCATGCACCTTTAATATAATATAACCTCATTctcagtttccttttatttttactttttcccatTGCCCTGCTTAATTTTTTATCTTGTCTGACGTGAGCCTCAAATCCTTTGTGATGAAAGTGAGTTATGGAGAGTGACCAAACACACAGACCTCTACCTTTGCTGCTTTTAGCCCATGCCTTTGGGCCCTGACTGGACCCATGAGCCACTCACCCCGGTCTGCTGTGGTCTCGGCCCCTCCTCGGAGGGCCAGCTGCTCATTGTCCCGGACCACAGAGGCTGCTGTCAGCCGATGGAGTGCTTGGTCCCAAGCAGCTTCTCTTACAGGAGGTGAGGGAGGCTGTGAGCCATCTCCAGGTCCCCACAGTGTCTCCAGCCCAACACCCACCTCCCAGCACATAGGCTGCTCCCCACACAGGCCCCGGATCACCACATGGCAGCGTGGAGCCTGGGGAGGCACTGCCGGAGGGGCTGACTCCCCACTGGGAGGCACAGCCGTGAATAAGAAGGGTGGTTCCATCAGCATGTCCCAGTCCATGGGGGCTGGGGAGAGCAGGCTTCCTGGGAAGGCAAGACGGGCATGAGCAGAGTGGTCCTCTGGGATTTACCTCCCCAAGGCCTCCTTGGTGTCAGGGAAACCAGCTCCCCATCCAACACTTACCTGAGTCATCCAGGCCTTGTCCCAGTTGTTGGCCTGGCTCAGGACTTGGGCCATCTAGTATTGCACCCAAAGAGGGTTTGCGAGGTCGGCCGGGGACTTGGTTTGCCCGGCCTGGAGGTGAAGAGAGGCTTCGGCCAGCCAGAGCCGCTCTGTGCTGACGGCCCAGCACCTCAGTACTCAAGGCCCCCACCTGCAATGTGAGATATGGGGGCCACTGGTCAAGGAATGCAGAACCCCTGACCATCATACATGGGTGCACAGCTGGCCCATGCCCCTTGTCTGAAACCCTGGGCGGCCACTCACCACCTTGAGGAGAAAGGCCAAGTTCCTTATGGCCTACAATGACCTCTGGCCTTGGCCCCTTCCCAGCGTCATCCCACTCCACTTCCTATTTCCCACTTGTGGTTGTTgcttgtctctgttttcattcatGTCTTCTCCCTCTCTGCATGACTACCTTGTGCTTATTCTTCCAGATACGGCTCTGACTTTCCTGACTCCCTCAAGCGGAGTTAGTCACCCTGACTTTAAGCCCCCATAATACATGTCCTTGTGCTCATCACTGGTTGTTACATGGTATTATCATTGGGGATTTAcccacctttctctctagctAGACTTAATAGTAAGCTCCACATaatgtctggcacacagcaggtggtaaataaatatttgctggataCAAGGCGAATGAATGTGGGTTGCATCATACCTTGAATGGAGCCAGTGTGGGTGCAGGCAGGGGACAGGAGCGGGAGCCTGCAGGTTCTCCCCAGGCCAGACTGCGGCAACCTTGCTGAGAAGGGGGCTCCAGGGGAGCACTACCTTCGGGGGAGCCAGGACCCTGGGAGCCTGGAGACTCACTGCTGCCTGTGGAGCCTGGGCCTGGCTCGGGGCTGGCAGAGCAGTGGGTGAGCACATACTGCTCCCGAATGTACGAGGACTGGAAGATGCGGCGCCATATGGCTGTGTCAGAGGAGGGGTTGGGTCCAGGGTCCGTGACTGGGTCTGTCAGAGCATCAGTACCTGCTGGGAGGCAGTAGAATGGACCCCAGCCCTGACCCCTCCCAGTATCCACTCCAACAtagccacacacatacacctgggCACTTACTCCGCTCCGAGTCCCCGGCAGCCCATGGGCTGGACAGTTCTGCTGACACAGTGCCTGTTCCCAGTGGCTCCGAGGTGCCAGTGGGGTCAGTGCCAGGGCTGGCAGCAGATGGGGCCTCTTCTGGGGATGGAAACACGGACCCACCCAAGCTCTGCCAGCCAGGCTCTTGGCCCTAGAGAGAGTATTATTGGGAAAAAATTAGCTGCAGTTATATGCTACCTCTTTCCAAACAGGATTTTTAGATGGCTTATAGCAAGAGGCAACAAAGCTAATAAACCAGAAACAAAAGACCAGTACTAAAGAAGGAGGAAGCAAACATGTTCACCGTAAGGCTTAATAGAGCTGCTGGGAAGCTGAGCTTTAAGTTTGGCCCTGAGCTCCCTGGCagccaggccaaaaaaaaaaaaaaaaaaaagtctattataCAGCTCTCATGATCAAAAAGGAGGAAGTATGCATAGTTCTTCTAAAGAGATAaggcttttcattaaaaaataactaccATGTCTCCAGCTCCTACTGTGTCAAGTGTCCTGCCAAAACTACTCACTTTATGACCCCTGATGACAGCCACCTGTGAACAACATCGTTTCCATATGAGGAAATGGGTCAgtgaggtgaagtgacttgctcaaatcAAATGGCTggcaagtgacagagctgggattagagattGCGTCTAGGTTATGCTCATCCATAACTGCGTGTCCCAGAAAATACATTGGCTGGTGCTTTCTGTAGGGAACTATGTGAAGCCTTGAGCAAGCCTTGACAGAAACCTCATGGCAAATGCGGGTACTGTTTTCTGTGGCTGTGTGCTTTAATGACCTTGGGTAAAAAATCAGGGGCAACACTTTGCAGGACAACTCAGTGGAAGACCCGATGAAGGCAGCAGGGTGTGGTCATCTTGGGGGACCCAGTGTGATCTCTGTGGAGCCCTAGGGGATAGTAGAGGAGCTTGGTAGAGAGAGGCACAGAGAATGGAAAAAGGGTTTGGAAGAGATGCGGGGACTTCAGCCATCCCAGGCCCCCCTACCACATCCTAGCCCCCCTACCATACCCTAGCCCAGGCCTACCCCTGGTGGACGGGGCCGGAAGCCATCCACCCTGAAGAGTGAGCAGTAACCGAGGAGCTGGTCCCCAGGGTAGAGTGCTGGGATCTCCCGGGGGGTCAGCAGTGCCTCCACGGTGTCGGGCACAAACCAGTCCACAGAGATATCACTCAGGGCAGGCTCCAGTGCCTTCCGCAGAGCCTGCACCAGCTGTGGGGTGGCCAGAGGGAGGACATGGGAGGGAAAGAGGTGTCATACAGCCAGACACAGCAGGAAGGCTGCCCTTCCCTTGATGCCATCTGCCCAGCCCCTGAGCTGGTGGGGCACAGGTTCAGGCTGGGGTCAGGAGGAGGAATGAGGGTAGGAGCAAGCAGGGGGCCAGAGTGCTCAGTTCTCAGGATCTGGTCTGTCTCCTGGCCTGAGCTTTGCCACATGGATGGAGCAGGACTGTGAAGAGGAGGCTCAGTTCCAGGACTAAATGAGATTCAGAGGGTGGTCAGAGACAGTGTCCCGACACCTTTGGCCTTCACAGCACCAACAGCTCTTCCCCGGTGGAGTGGGGAGAAGGCCTGGTGAGGGCGCCAGGAGCCCCCATGGCCTGCCTGAGTTCTGTTTCAGACTTGATGTGTAACTTGGAAGAAAAACTTTCAGGTGTAGGGAACAGGGCCCAGGCTCAAGCTCACCATgggctgcagcctctgcccaggCCTCAGGAAGTAGGCCTGGCCCCTGCTGAGGGCAGATAAACCCTGGAGCAGCTGGTGGCAGGTGGGCCCCAGCCCAAAGGAGAAGCATCTGATGAGGGAAAGGAAGCAGCTGTGATCTTCGGGAGCCCCTTGTGCGGGCTCAATCTTAGGCATCTGGCTCTGCCCATCCCATACCTGGCTGTCCCCCTGTGCCACCTCATGAGCTCCAGGGTTCGGTGGGTAGTGGCAGCCATGGgtgaggcagcagtgagcaggAACAGCTGCCGAGGGTAGGCCCTGTGCTGGGGCTGCCCCATGGCCCAGTCCAGAGCAGCCAGCACATCTGGAGGCCCGCTCGGAATCTTCAGGGTCTCAATGCTCTCACAGATCAGCTGCACAGCGTCCTGGAGAGAGAAGGCACAGGCTGGGACGCACTGGGCTGAAACCTCTATGTAAGACCCCCAGAATCCCTGGACCACACTCACATCACTGCAAGGCCGGCTCTCTGGGAAGAGTGGCTGCACCAACGTCCCAAACACGGCCAGGTTGATAAGCGTCTGAGGCGGGAGGGACTTCACAGCCAAAACAATGGCATCCTGTGGAGAGCCAGGGAGGGCGGCATGAGGCCGGCCCCATGGGCCCTGATAGAGAGCAAGGGAAGCCAGATCGCTGCCTTATCCAGGCTGTGATTCAAATGAGAGGCTGTGGTAACCTGGGAGAGGTCCTGGATGTTAGGGAAAGCCTCTGTGCCAGTGAGCCCccgagtgtgtgtgagagactgTGTGTGGGACTCTGGAGGTATACATGAAACTTCAGTCTCCCCGTGATTGGAGTGACTCCCTGTGACTGAGTGCGAGTCTATGTATGAGAGGCTCTTGGAATCCTGGAGAGACGTGTGTGCGTGGATATGAGCAAGAGAGCGTGACAGTGTCTGTTTGGTGGTTGCAGCAAGGCTGCTCTCTGCAGGAATCCCCTGAGGAGTTGCCATCTGCTTCCTCTTTGGAAGATGGTGTTTGAAGCAACAAggtaactcctggcttcaagaggcTGCCCCCAGCCCACCACAGACctactgccccaccccacccccaggcctgCCCACACCACACCCGCACGGGCCTTGTGTGCCGCGCTGCTGCCATCCAACAGGAAGAgtagctcccgagtagctgtccCCAGGTGTCCGGGCTTGGAGCTCAGGTCCGGGCAGAAGCTCAGCACCAGCACAGGGTTCAGCAGGATGTCCTTGTGGAAGCGTCGCTGCAGGAACCACACCTGAGCAGGGGAGTCccaaatcagcctgggcaaggcTTAGTGCTACTTTGTTGAGGCTGGGCAGTGGGACTGGCTCTGGGGCCTTTTTCTGTCTGATCCACCCAGAGGGGACATCTTTTTGTAGTAATTAGAATAAAGGCAGGGGCAAAGGCTGGTGGCTGTCCTCTGTTTATATCAGACCTAGCCTCCATCCTCTGAGACACACCCCAGAAAGATTCACATCGGCCCTCCAGTGACAGTACTCATCTGCCCTCTGTGATGGGGGGGTGGCAGCTGTGGAGAGATCTTGCTGAGAAAGAGGCCTCCCCGTGCCCATCCCAATGTAAGCCTGCTTGCCTGCTCCTTGTGCACAAATGCAGCCAAGGCTGGGGGCCAGGCCAGGCTCCTATGGCAGTACCTGCCGGTCCCCATCACTGTCCCTTCGCTGTAGCCTCTGGAAATCTCGGCGGGCCCTTACCCGGGCCTCATATTCTGCTGAGCTCAGGCTGCCGCCCTCCAGCATCAGGTGTGGCTGATGGGGTTCTGAGAGGAGAGGACACAATTCTGTCAAGGAAGTCCCTGCCTCTGGACCCCAAGTGCCCAGTTTCACTGTCCGGGAGGAGCCTGCAGGTCCAGCCTTCCTACACCACAGGCTCCGCCCTCACAGATGACTCAGTCCATCTGGCTGGGGCCCAGAAACCTGTACTCGAGAAATGCTTCCCCCATTCATACAGAAGCAAGTCAGGGGTGACCCACGGTGTGTCCCAGTCTCTCACCACTGGGGTGTAGCAGGATCTCCAAGGCCCGGTCACAGTGGTGGCCCTCTGCCAGTGTGACACAGATGGTGGCTGCAGAGCTGGCATGAGGAGGGGCATCTGCCCGCAGGGCATGAGAGGGGCTCTCCAGGCCTGAGGGACACAGAGGCAGGAAGGGGAGATGCAGCCATCACACCTTCCCAGGGACAGCAACTGTTGGCAGGGGTCATGGCTGATTCAGTCAGCTCTCAAGAGTCTGATCTAAAGGGGTCAGATGGACAAGGGAGGATGTGCCTGCTTTCATGGGCAGGGAAGTAGATTCCAGCTGGGTTTCTGGCTGGTTGAAGAGTCATGCATCAGCCAGGTGCTGATTTAGCATCCACCCCCCACCTTCTGCATAAGGAAAAGGTACTTCCTCACGGGTACCGGTCCCATTGTAGTCTCTCTCTTCCCACTGGTGGGTGAGATGAGATATAAATAAATTACCTTGATAAaattaggggtgtgtgtgttaggtagAGGTGACCAGGGGATGCTCCCACTGCTAACCCAGATGTTCTTGAGGCTTGGGTCCCTGTCTTTTTGTCCTGTGTCCCTCCTATCCCTGAGCCTTATTTCCTTTCCAGTCACTACACTGGGAGGAGTGGGCATCTGAAAAGAGGGCAGGCCAGCCAGATGCACCCACCTGCAAGCAGGCATGGCCCAGTCACCAGCATCTCGAAGGAGAAGGTATATGGGGCAGGGCATCGGGCAGGGCCTGAGAACACGTCCTGAGGGGCAGCTGGCTCCTCCCACGCCAGCCCTTCCTCCTGAGGGCTGCCCACCCCGAAGCAGCTGGTGGGGCTGGAAGGGAGCATGAGGAGGGTCACTGGGCCACCGTGAAGGCCCCTAACCCCTCCGGCTGACTGGCCCCAGCCCTTCCTCACCCTTCCCATCCCCTGGGGTACCCTGCCAATGCCCCCTCACCCGCACTAGACCCAGAGAAGCCGAGGGAGGGACGAAGAGAATCACCATAGGCCCAACCTGTCGTCACAGAGCCCCGGAGGCCTGGGGGGCCCCGGCGGGCCTGGCGGGGCCAGTGGGGTGAGCACAGTGGGCAGTGCCACATGCAGCACCCCGTCAGGCCTTGAGGGCAGCTCCCGGCTGCTGTGCAGGGTCACCGTCATGGTGCCAGCCGCGGCGATAAGGCCTGTGGGCAGCACCAACGTGGACCGGGCCTGGGCCAGATCCAAGACAAGATGACCTATGATGGGTGAGAAATGGGGTCAGAGCATGCTGGaagcagagaagagggaggaagctaGAGGTGGGAGCAGGCATCGGGTCAGGGAGCCTGGGCAAAGGGGACTTTGCGTGTTGGCACTAGGCTAATGCATTGGTGACACAGGATGGAGGCATGAGATGAATGATAGCAGGAGAGGCAGACTAACTGTGGAAAGATCTGGCTGTCATCAGGCAAGAGCTCAGTGACATCCTTGCTAATGGAAGGCTGAAGAGAAGGGGCCATGTCCACTCTCAAGGCCCTGGGAATACCCACACCCTCTGCCCCTCTCCCCCTGTCTGCCTCTTTCCATTCAGCCCTTGGCCACCATCCCTTGTGGATAGACACCTCCCTGTAGCCTGGGACCCCACTCTGCTCATAAATCTCCTGCTCATGAACCATCAGGAGCTCCCCCATTGCCCACTAAGGTGGCTCCAGAATTCTCTACTCCTCCCAGGCAGGAGGAACAAAGAAGCAGGAAGCAGGCTAGAGGACATAAAGCTCCATTTGCACACTGCACACACTGTTTTATTTAGCTCCTAGGTTTATTTGGGGACTCGGGGGGCTGCTAAAGGAATAATGACCAGCCATGTACAGTGGCAGCTGTGTACACCACCGACGTGGTCTGGCCCCAGCCCACCTTCACAGCCCTACTGTACCTCACTTCCTCACAATGACCAATTGTTCATCCTTtcagtaaatacttgctgaataactgaagggaagaaaaagatggaaagagagaaagaaaggggctTCCATTCCAGCCAATTGACATAGTGGAGAGAGCACAGCATCAGGTTTTAAATATCAGCTCTGTGACCTCTAATTGAGTCCTTTGGCAACTGTCTTGTTCTGaggagcctgtttcctcatccataaagtgGGGATCATAATAACTCTGTGATTGTGGGGAGGAACAAATGAGGTATGCAAAGCACCCAACATGTAAGTCAGTGACCCCAGCTATGACTTTCAACCCCCATAACAGGAGGGAGGGGGATTATCGCCCTTCCATCCCTCATAACAGGAAGAAACCAGCATTACCCACTACTCAGGATTCAAATGAGGTGATACTAGCGATTGTAAACTGTAAATCACTGTAAATATGAGGCATTTTATTGTCATTACCCACTATAACCTACTTATAAGCATTTGCTTATACTGTTGCCCCTACCTTCCACCTGAGTCCTACCCTTTCTTGCAGACAAATGCTGGCTCTCCCTCCTTCTGGAACATTCCTGGGGCCTCACCCCAGAGCTCACTCTAGCCTCTAACCATGAGCCTCCCAACCTGCTGGGCTTATGCCAGCTCTCAACACCACCAGATTCTGTTCCTTTTCTTACCTGGATTGTAAATCCCATGGGCAGGAATCAAAGGCATgtatgaatgaatcaatgaaagaACCAGGTGCAAACACAGCACACAGCGCAGGGCTGGGCTTCTGTCCCTTCCCCAGGCACTCACTGGGTCTCATAGTGCCAGGTTCTGTGTGAGGTGCTGGGATTTGGAGATGCTCCAGCagggagacagacaggcagatCTGTGACAATGACTCCGCCTGTAAGTGCCATAATGGAGGGGGCACAAAAGGCTGGGGAGCCAGGAAACAGTGCAGCTAATTATTTGTGGGGGAGTCAGGGAGAGTTTCCCAAGGAGTGACGTTTAGTGGACCTTAAAGGACAAGTAGGAATTTGCTCAATAGAAGATGGGAAGACAGAGCAGAGAGGTAGGAAGGGACCTGTCAGTCAGTGTGGCCAGTGGCGGTGGTACCTGGTGTGTGGGATCGCGGGGAAAGGGATGGAATGGGGTGAGACTGAGGGCCTTGGCTGCTAGGCACAGGAGTCTACACTTGATCCACTGGCCCACGCGGGACCTGGCTGAGGTGTGCAGCCTAAAAAAGTAAGGGGGCGGAGGGGACCAGCTGGGGAGAAGGCTCCCTTTGCAGCCCCCTAGAGAGACCCATCTCCTGGGCTGTAAGGGCTGCTGGCGCCCCCGCAAGCCCTGTGCTGCCTGCTATGTCTGTCTCCCTGGCTGTGAACCTCAGGGTCATGTtctcccagcacctggcacaggtcAGGTGCCCAGCCCACGACTGTTGAATACGAGGATGAGCCAATGAATGCACAAGGCAGCGCCTGGAGGAAGGCGGGGGACGGGCGTAGGCCGAGCGGGTGCGGGAGCCTGAGCTGCACCGGGCCTTCAGGAGCGCAGGTGCGGGAGCGTCGGACTCACCCTGCGCGCAGCGGCGGGGCGTCGGGGTCCCCAGCCCGGGGCCCAGAGCGCGGCAGCAGGCGGCCTGCGAGCGGCGCCGGCTCTGCAGCTGGAAGGAGACGCGCCGTCCGGCGGCCTCGGCCTCGAAGCCGGACACCACCTCGGCCTCGGCCAGCGGGTACACGAACACGCCTGCGGAGGGCGGCGGGAGGTGGCGTCGGACCCCGCCCGGTTCACCCCCCTCCCCGCCCGCGCCCCACCCGGACCTCACCGTCCACCGGGTGCGGCTGCGGGTTGCGGTAGGTGAGCCGGGCCCGCACGCTAAGGCAGGGGCCGTTGGCGCAGGCCCGGACCCAGGAGTCCGTGAGCGGCAGCGGCGTCCAGCTGGAGGGGCAGTACAGGCCGGGCATGGCGCCGGGAGGCCGGCCCTACGCGAACCGGCCTGGGGAGCTGGGCGCAAGGTGACGGGGCGCCCACCCCGCGCTCCAGAGGCCAGCGCGAGAGTCTCACTCCAACGCCCGGACGGGGCCTGTCGGGGCGCGAGGCCGAGCGGGGGCTCCTGCGGGCGACAGGTGGCGGGGGAGATAAGGGGGCGGAGGGCGTGGAGGCGAGGGGGGCATCCTCACGCGTTACCTGGTCAGCCGGGCCGCGGAGGGTTAATGATTAACGCGCGCTCGGGCGCCCAGCAGTCCCGCCGAGGCTCCCCCAGGGGTGGGGGCGGTCACAGCTGTTCCACCGCCCGCTCCCAACCTCGCTGCCACCCCCGTACATGCCGGCCCCCCGGGGCTCCCCGCGGCCGCCAGCTGTCGGAAGCGGCGCGGGTGGAGATGGAAGATGCTCCGGGAGGGCGGAGGTTTAAAAGGGCCCGAATTCCACCCCCCGAGGCCTCTGGCCTGGCGAGGGACGGCGGGGGCAGGGTGGAGGGGGCGCCGAAAGGGCCTCGGTCTTTCTCTCCCTGGTGCCTCATCCGACCGGGGTGCTGGCTGGAGTGGAGGGGTTAAGGGTGGGAAGAACGAGCTGGGAAAGCGAAAAGAGGGGTTCTTCGGGAGGCAAGCCCGGGAGAGGTGTCGGGCCAGGGGAGAGTCCATGGGAGTCGCCAGGGCATCGCTTCCCACCCCGGCAGAGCTGATGTGGGAGGAGGGGGCACCTGCAGTCGCCGCGGCCCGCGCAAGGGATGCCGCGGGCTGGCTCTGGGGATCGCCCCCCTCCCAGTGGCAGCTTCAGCCTCACCGTCGCGTCCTCCGCGGATTTCTAGGCGCCCACGGGATCCGTGTGGTTAGTGCCGCCTCTGCGTCCCGGGTGGCCCTGGGTCCCGGCACCTGCCGGCCGCCAGCTAGCGACTCTGGCTGCGGCGGCTCTGAGTCCCCGCAGGGGCGCGGGCCCTGCCGGCGGTGGTCCCGCCCCCGTTCTGAGAGGCCGCCCCTCCAGCCTGCCGTAGCCCCGCCTGCTGCTGCTGCGGCGGGGCTGGCGCTCCCCCCTCCCTCGGGCGAGGTACCGCCTCCGCGCCAGCCGCGGCAGCCCGAGCCAGACTGGGCACCGCAGTGCAGGGACCGCGTTCCCGCCGCCGCACGGATCCCCGTCACTGCGGGACCGAGGCCTCAGAGACCCCACCCTTTCCATTCTTCAGGAATAAGGCGTCCTGCAAGTGCCACCCGCACTGCCGCGACCCCAGCTATCCAATAGGACGGCATCCCattccccagcccaccccaccccctgccctgggTGGCTTCCCATCGCTGCAGAGACCCTCCCTCCTGACTGCAGCGAACCTCAGCCCCCCATCACCGTCACCGCAGGACTCTTCCCGCAAGAAGCCAACCCCTTTCCTTTGCAAAGTGCTCTTCATCACCGCAGAAAACCTCCCCCATCCCTGCAGGTACTTTTAGTTCATGCAGCCACTTCAGTGACCACTCACTCCAAGCAGGGATTCTTCACCACTGCAGcgacctcctcccacccccaaacaACCGGCCTTGGCATCGCTGCAGTGCCGACTGCCCACTTCTGCTGGGGTGGGAGGGTGTGCGCGATAGCTCCGTCAGCCTGTAACCCCTTGGTCTCTTCAGTTGTGCGGGTCTTGGGAGTGAAGCCTTCCAGCCTGAAGAGCCTTCTCATGGCTGCAGACCGCCGCTTCATAGCAGTGACCCCCACCCATCACCGAAGCGCCTGAAGAGAAAACATCTCTGCTTGTCAGAAGGGCCCCTTGTTATTGGCAGACTTTGCATGTGCTTGACAATGTTATACTGTCAAAAAGTAGGAAGGTCCGGTAAACCTCTCCCAGGACCCCCGAGGGAGAGTCTGAGAgccctggggaagggaggggagatgaCCATGTTTGGGGGTCATCCATGTAAGCTTTTTGACAGATGCCACACTGAGATTCTGCAGAGAGAGCCTGAGGAGAGCTGGGGGTGGAGGACAGCCAGTAGG
Coding sequences within it:
- the VWA5B2 gene encoding von Willebrand factor A domain-containing protein 5B2 isoform X11: MTVTLHSSRELPSRPDGVLHVALPTVLTPLAPPGPPGPPRPPGLCDDRLGLCPTSCFGVGSPQEEGLAWEEPAAPQDVFSGPARCPAPYTFSFEMLVTGPCLLAGLESPSHALRADAPPHASSAATICVTLAEGHHCDRALEILLHPSEPHQPHLMLEGGSLSSAEYEARVRARRDFQRLQRRDSDGDRQVWFLQRRFHKDILLNPVLVLSFCPDLSSKPGHLGTATRELLFLLDGSSAAHKDAIVLAVKSLPPQTLINLAVFGTLVQPLFPESRPCSDDAVQLICESIETLKIPSGPPDVLAALDWAMGQPQHRAYPRQLFLLTAASPMAATTHRTLELMRWHRGTARCFSFGLGPTCHQLLQGLSALSRGQAYFLRPGQRLQPMLVQALRKALEPALSDISVDWFVPDTVEALLTPREIPALYPGDQLLGYCSLFRVDGFRPRPPGGQEPGWQSLGGSVFPSPEEAPSAASPGTDPTGTSEPLGTGTVSAELSSPWAAGDSERTGTDALTDPVTDPGPNPSSDTAIWRRIFQSSYIREQYVLTHCSASPEPGPGSTGSSESPGSQGPGSPEGSAPLEPPSQQGCRSLAWGEPAGSRSCPLPAPTLAPFKVGALSTEVLGRQHRAALAGRSLSSPPGRANQVPGRPRKPSLGAILDGPSPEPGQQLGQGLDDSGSLLSPAPMDWDMLMEPPFLFTAVPPSGESAPPAVPPQAPRCHVVIRGLCGEQPMCWEVGVGLETLWGPGDGSQPPSPPVREAAWDQALHRLTAASVVRDNEQLALRGGAETTADRGHARRCWLRALQTSKVSSAPSCFTCPVAVDATTREVLPGVLQVCSSEPAEPPGTPPAAHSCLDAAPLPTVVYSKGRERVGALGLRDHPLALMIPTAGLQGGSPAGAWDSDQNGNSKCALGDAATPMEGPRRPPPRPPSRLSLGHRHKPCRPDLGQANNSEGIDHDYLPLVRLQEAPGSFRLDAPFCAAVRISQERLCRASPFAVHRASLSPTSASLPWALLGPGVGQGDSATASCSPSPSSGSEGPGQVDSGRGSDTEASEGAEGLGGTDLRGRTWATAVALAWLEHRCAAAFGEWELTAAKADCWLRAQHLPDGLDLAALKAAARGLFLLLRHWDQNLQLHLLCYSPANV